A single Anopheles arabiensis isolate DONGOLA chromosome 2, AaraD3, whole genome shotgun sequence DNA region contains:
- the LOC120897966 gene encoding transmembrane protein 245 isoform X4, protein MSTRPSPAPFKRSIDGLFNVWLNLRNQGHEKPLRNALYNVLVVGVIAVVIGVTLVLAPFFKPLLWAFLFGAVLFPAKKRLSASLKRWIERIEKDDKYLLLGVLSAPLCWVDSLGEFLTGWLKEHLKIITGLVGGLVTLRFILWLTPSEVFFSIWNFIVWIHSLFRTLLGSLSLQMVVVILVVYVVSVYFLWTPDHSLPFLVIGQFLWMVIVGYGSSFLGALQVPVFLGLLTYGLIGLIYNLQKDERNVRFIDKWHSLLDVTSYRLDDSSVAMNAHAHPEASRIEEIKAKLHLDVSATPQLSSTMNETPGHGNTYPASMLTNVESLESDTYFRLLFYACGATLVWMHTWLLFLCCIPIFLHIVRKAAELLGIVAYVSQQADHYWLVLKLWLFPRHAALLPLCLPGILRLNTNIHRYACAKLRSYIDDITSIVMIGFLIVLVMLISVFAFTQIYSEAIAVAQLGSNLVNRTLIHRPELIEMLPIDMQSMDNIIDNAYKYGRSHIEQYVDGIFNDTDPTQAIKLKMQILSVWDRLIQSWMDRSNGEGLVGPRVPAQAIRMTIDEIFINPITKAGLIGFIKSNFGMLWEVADSLWMLLRTNLTLLLSAVGTLVSAILGGGHAVLKFLFHTIIFFTTLFYLLQSSQDRYAPTAITINNSWGPRIIQALEDSISSVVVATLKLALFHGLFTWLTHTVFGAHIVYLPAVLASILAAAPFLETYWCSAPAFLDLWLSQDRFWLGVTLVMIHFIIPSNFNPIIHSEIKGGGHPYLTGLSIAGGMYLFGLEGALLGPLLLCLLVVLFEVTISAIRDSPATPQTSNFRYAAFQEQMSVDGRGAAAAVAPASSAAAAAQSGTRTTNAAGADCSVVDRATLQSPPART, encoded by the exons ATGAGTACCCGGCCAAGCCCTGCACCCTTcaagcgatcgatcgatgggCTGTTCAACGTGTGGCTGAACCTGCGGAACCAGGGCCACGAGAAGCCACTGCGCAACGCCCTCTACAATGTGCTCGTCGTCGGGGTGATCGCGGTCGTGATCGGCGTCACCCTGGTGCTGGCCCCCTTCTTCAAGCCGCTACTGTGGGCGTTCCTGTTCGGGGCGGTGCTGTTTCCGGCCAAGAAACGGCTCTCCGCCTCGCTCAAGCGCTGGATCGAGCGAATCGAGAAGGATGACAAATACCTGTTGCTGGGTGTGCTGAGTGCGCCGCTGTGCTGGGTGGATTCGCTGGGCGAGTTTCTGACCGGCTGGCTGAAGGAGCATTTGAAAATCATCACCGGACTGGTGGGCGGGCTGGTAACGCTGCGCTTCATACTGTGGCTAACACCGAGCGAGGTGTTTTTCTCCATCTGGAACTTTATCGTGTGGATCCATTCGCTGTTCCGTACGCTGCTCGGGTCGCTCTCGCTGCAGATGGTGGTCGTGATACTGGTCGTGTACGTCGTCAGCGTATACTTCCTCTGGACGCCGGACCATTCGCTGCCCTTCCTGGTGATTGGACAGTTTCTGTGGATGGTTATCGTCGGGTACGGGAGCAGCTTCCTCGGAGCACTGCAGGTGCCCGTATTTCTCGGCCTACTAACCTACGGCTTGATAGGGTTGATTTACAACCTACAGAAAGATGAGCGCAACGTGCGCTTCATCGACAAATGGCACAGCCTACTGGACGTGACCAGCTACCGGTTGGACGATTCCTCCGTCGCCATGAACGCCCATGCCCATCCGGAAGCATCGAGAATAGAGGAAATTAAAGCGAAACTGCATCTAGACGTTTCAGCGACCCCGCAACTTTCCAGCACGATGAACGAAACGCCCGGTCACGGTAATACCTATCCGGCCAGCATGCTAACAAACGTGGAATCGCTCGAAAGCGACACCTACTTCCGGCTGCTGTTTTACGCGTGCGGTGCCACGCTTGTTTGGATGCACACGTGGCTACTGTTTCTGTGCTGTATTCCCATCTTCCTGCACATCGTACGGAAGGCGGCCGAATTGTTGGGCATCGTTGCGTACGTATCGCAGCAGGCCGACCATTACTGGCTAGTGCTAAAGCTGTGGCTGTTTCCACGCCATGCTGCTCTGCTTCCGCTCTGTTTGCCGGGAATATTACGGCTGAACACAAACATTCACCGCTACGCTTGTGCTAAGCTGCGCTCGTACATTGACGACATCACTTCGATTGTGATGATCGGCTTCCTGATCGTCCTCGTCATGCTGATCAGTGTGTTTGCCTTCACGCAAATATACTCGGAAGCGATAGCGGTCGCACAGCTAGGCTCGAATCTTGTCAACCGCACGCTAATACACCGACCAGAACTGATTGAAATGTTACCAATCG ACATGCAATCGATGGACAACATCATCGACAACGCGTACAAGTACGGTCGCTCACATATCGAACAGTACGTCGATGGTATCTTCAACGATACCGATCCGACACAGGCAATCAAGCTGAAGATGCAGATCCTTAGCGTTTGGGACCGGCTGATACAGAGCTGGATGGACCGGAGCAATGGCGAGGGCCTGGTGGGACCGCGGGTTCCCGCCCAAGCAATTCGCATGACAATAGATGAGATTTTTATAAATCCAA TCACGAAAGCTGGTCTTATAGGTTTCATCAAGAGCAATTTCGGGATGCTCTGGGAGGTGGCTGATTCGCTGTGGATGCTGTTGCGTACTAacctgacgctgctgctgtccgcgGTCGGCACCCTGGTGTCGGCCATTCTAGGCGGTGGGCatgcagttttgaaatttttattCCACACG aTAATTTTCTTCACCACCCTGTTCTACCTGCTGCAAAGCAGCCAGGATCGATACGCACCAACGGCCATTACCATCAACAATTCATGGGGCCCGCGCATCATACAAGCGCTGGAAGACTCGATATCGAGCGTCGTCGTAGCCACGCTAAAGCTGGCCCTGTTCCATGGACTGTTTACCTGGCTGACGCATACCGTGTTTGGGGCGCACATCGTCTATCTGCCGGCAGTGCTGGCCTCAATACTGGCGGCCGCCCCCTTCCTCGAGACGTACTGGTGCAGTGCGCCCGCCTTTCTCGATCTGTGGCTGTCGCAGGATCGGTTTTGGCTTGGCGTCACGCTGGTGATGATACACTTTATCATCCCGTCCAACTTCAATCCGATCATACACTCGGAGATAAAAGG TGGTGGCCATCCGTACCTGACGGGACTGTCAATTGCCGGTGGAATGTACCTGTTCGGGCTGGAGGGAGCATTGTTAGGGCCGCTATTGCTTTGCTTGCTAGTCGTTTTGTTTGAAGTTACCATTAGCGCTATCCGAGATAGCCCGGCCACGCCGCAAACCAG CAACTTCCGGTACGCCGCATTCCAGGAGCAGATGAGCGTGGACGGacgcggtgctgctgctgctgtggcacCGGCGTcgtcggcagcagcggcggcacaATCTGGGACTAGGACGACCAATGCCGCCGGGGCTGATTGTTCCGTTGTTGATCGGGCCACGCTGCAATCGCCACCCGCCAGGACGTAG
- the LOC120897966 gene encoding transmembrane protein 245 isoform X1, whose translation MSTRPSPAPFKRSIDGLFNVWLNLRNQGHEKPLRNALYNVLVVGVIAVVIGVTLVLAPFFKPLLWAFLFGAVLFPAKKRLSASLKRWIERIEKDDKYLLLGVLSAPLCWVDSLGEFLTGWLKEHLKIITGLVGGLVTLRFILWLTPSEVFFSIWNFIVWIHSLFRTLLGSLSLQMVVVILVVYVVSVYFLWTPDHSLPFLVIGQFLWMVIVGYGSSFLGALQVPVFLGLLTYGLIGLIYNLQKDERNVRFIDKWHSLLDVTSYRLDDSSVAMNAHAHPEASRIEEIKAKLHLDVSATPQLSSTMNETPGHGNTYPASMLTNVESLESDTYFRLLFYACGATLVWMHTWLLFLCCIPIFLHIVRKAAELLGIVAYVSQQADHYWLVLKLWLFPRHAALLPLCLPGILRLNTNIHRYACAKLRSYIDDITSIVMIGFLIVLVMLISVFAFTQIYSEAIAVAQLGSNLVNRTLIHRPELIEMLPIDMQSMDNIIDNAYKYGRSHIEQYVDGIFNDTDPTQAIKLKMQILSVWDRLIQSWMDRSNGEGLVGPRVPAQAIRMTIDEIFINPITKAGLIGFIKSNFGMLWEVADSLWMLLRTNLTLLLSAVGTLVSAILGGGHAVLKFLFHTIIFFTTLFYLLQSSQDRYAPTAITINNSWGPRIIQALEDSISSVVVATLKLALFHGLFTWLTHTVFGAHIVYLPAVLASILAAAPFLETYWCSAPAFLDLWLSQDRFWLGVTLVMIHFIIPSNFNPIIHSEIKGGGHPYLTGLSIAGGMYLFGLEGALLGPLLLCLLVVLFEVTISAIRDSPATPQTRKSSLDTNNDIYSPATTLCQEWQQFVRQGDFNFRYAAFQEQMSVDGRGAAAAVAPASSAAAAAQSGTRTTNAAGADCSVVDRATLQSPPART comes from the exons ATGAGTACCCGGCCAAGCCCTGCACCCTTcaagcgatcgatcgatgggCTGTTCAACGTGTGGCTGAACCTGCGGAACCAGGGCCACGAGAAGCCACTGCGCAACGCCCTCTACAATGTGCTCGTCGTCGGGGTGATCGCGGTCGTGATCGGCGTCACCCTGGTGCTGGCCCCCTTCTTCAAGCCGCTACTGTGGGCGTTCCTGTTCGGGGCGGTGCTGTTTCCGGCCAAGAAACGGCTCTCCGCCTCGCTCAAGCGCTGGATCGAGCGAATCGAGAAGGATGACAAATACCTGTTGCTGGGTGTGCTGAGTGCGCCGCTGTGCTGGGTGGATTCGCTGGGCGAGTTTCTGACCGGCTGGCTGAAGGAGCATTTGAAAATCATCACCGGACTGGTGGGCGGGCTGGTAACGCTGCGCTTCATACTGTGGCTAACACCGAGCGAGGTGTTTTTCTCCATCTGGAACTTTATCGTGTGGATCCATTCGCTGTTCCGTACGCTGCTCGGGTCGCTCTCGCTGCAGATGGTGGTCGTGATACTGGTCGTGTACGTCGTCAGCGTATACTTCCTCTGGACGCCGGACCATTCGCTGCCCTTCCTGGTGATTGGACAGTTTCTGTGGATGGTTATCGTCGGGTACGGGAGCAGCTTCCTCGGAGCACTGCAGGTGCCCGTATTTCTCGGCCTACTAACCTACGGCTTGATAGGGTTGATTTACAACCTACAGAAAGATGAGCGCAACGTGCGCTTCATCGACAAATGGCACAGCCTACTGGACGTGACCAGCTACCGGTTGGACGATTCCTCCGTCGCCATGAACGCCCATGCCCATCCGGAAGCATCGAGAATAGAGGAAATTAAAGCGAAACTGCATCTAGACGTTTCAGCGACCCCGCAACTTTCCAGCACGATGAACGAAACGCCCGGTCACGGTAATACCTATCCGGCCAGCATGCTAACAAACGTGGAATCGCTCGAAAGCGACACCTACTTCCGGCTGCTGTTTTACGCGTGCGGTGCCACGCTTGTTTGGATGCACACGTGGCTACTGTTTCTGTGCTGTATTCCCATCTTCCTGCACATCGTACGGAAGGCGGCCGAATTGTTGGGCATCGTTGCGTACGTATCGCAGCAGGCCGACCATTACTGGCTAGTGCTAAAGCTGTGGCTGTTTCCACGCCATGCTGCTCTGCTTCCGCTCTGTTTGCCGGGAATATTACGGCTGAACACAAACATTCACCGCTACGCTTGTGCTAAGCTGCGCTCGTACATTGACGACATCACTTCGATTGTGATGATCGGCTTCCTGATCGTCCTCGTCATGCTGATCAGTGTGTTTGCCTTCACGCAAATATACTCGGAAGCGATAGCGGTCGCACAGCTAGGCTCGAATCTTGTCAACCGCACGCTAATACACCGACCAGAACTGATTGAAATGTTACCAATCG ACATGCAATCGATGGACAACATCATCGACAACGCGTACAAGTACGGTCGCTCACATATCGAACAGTACGTCGATGGTATCTTCAACGATACCGATCCGACACAGGCAATCAAGCTGAAGATGCAGATCCTTAGCGTTTGGGACCGGCTGATACAGAGCTGGATGGACCGGAGCAATGGCGAGGGCCTGGTGGGACCGCGGGTTCCCGCCCAAGCAATTCGCATGACAATAGATGAGATTTTTATAAATCCAA TCACGAAAGCTGGTCTTATAGGTTTCATCAAGAGCAATTTCGGGATGCTCTGGGAGGTGGCTGATTCGCTGTGGATGCTGTTGCGTACTAacctgacgctgctgctgtccgcgGTCGGCACCCTGGTGTCGGCCATTCTAGGCGGTGGGCatgcagttttgaaatttttattCCACACG aTAATTTTCTTCACCACCCTGTTCTACCTGCTGCAAAGCAGCCAGGATCGATACGCACCAACGGCCATTACCATCAACAATTCATGGGGCCCGCGCATCATACAAGCGCTGGAAGACTCGATATCGAGCGTCGTCGTAGCCACGCTAAAGCTGGCCCTGTTCCATGGACTGTTTACCTGGCTGACGCATACCGTGTTTGGGGCGCACATCGTCTATCTGCCGGCAGTGCTGGCCTCAATACTGGCGGCCGCCCCCTTCCTCGAGACGTACTGGTGCAGTGCGCCCGCCTTTCTCGATCTGTGGCTGTCGCAGGATCGGTTTTGGCTTGGCGTCACGCTGGTGATGATACACTTTATCATCCCGTCCAACTTCAATCCGATCATACACTCGGAGATAAAAGG TGGTGGCCATCCGTACCTGACGGGACTGTCAATTGCCGGTGGAATGTACCTGTTCGGGCTGGAGGGAGCATTGTTAGGGCCGCTATTGCTTTGCTTGCTAGTCGTTTTGTTTGAAGTTACCATTAGCGCTATCCGAGATAGCCCGGCCACGCCGCAAACCAG AAAATCTAGCCTAGACACAAACAACGATATCTATTCACCCGCGACGAC TTTGTGCCAAGAATGGCAACAGTTCGTTCGCCAAGGGGATTT CAACTTCCGGTACGCCGCATTCCAGGAGCAGATGAGCGTGGACGGacgcggtgctgctgctgctgtggcacCGGCGTcgtcggcagcagcggcggcacaATCTGGGACTAGGACGACCAATGCCGCCGGGGCTGATTGTTCCGTTGTTGATCGGGCCACGCTGCAATCGCCACCCGCCAGGACGTAG
- the LOC120897966 gene encoding transmembrane protein 245 isoform X2: MSTRPSPAPFKRSIDGLFNVWLNLRNQGHEKPLRNALYNVLVVGVIAVVIGVTLVLAPFFKPLLWAFLFGAVLFPAKKRLSASLKRWIERIEKDDKYLLLGVLSAPLCWVDSLGEFLTGWLKEHLKIITGLVGGLVTLRFILWLTPSEVFFSIWNFIVWIHSLFRTLLGSLSLQMVVVILVVYVVSVYFLWTPDHSLPFLVIGQFLWMVIVGYGSSFLGALQVPVFLGLLTYGLIGLIYNLQKDERNVRFIDKWHSLLDVTSYRLDDSSVAMNAHAHPEASRIEEIKAKLHLDVSATPQLSSTMNETPGHGNTYPASMLTNVESLESDTYFRLLFYACGATLVWMHTWLLFLCCIPIFLHIVRKAAELLGIVAYVSQQADHYWLVLKLWLFPRHAALLPLCLPGILRLNTNIHRYACAKLRSYIDDITSIVMIGFLIVLVMLISVFAFTQIYSEAIAVAQLGSNLVNRTLIHRPELIEMLPIDMQSMDNIIDNAYKYGRSHIEQYVDGIFNDTDPTQAIKLKMQILSVWDRLIQSWMDRSNGEGLVGPRVPAQAIRMTIDEIFINPITKAGLIGFIKSNFGMLWEVADSLWMLLRTNLTLLLSAVGTLVSAILGGGHAVLKFLFHTIIFFTTLFYLLQSSQDRYAPTAITINNSWGPRIIQALEDSISSVVVATLKLALFHGLFTWLTHTVFGAHIVYLPAVLASILAAAPFLETYWCSAPAFLDLWLSQDRFWLGVTLVMIHFIIPSNFNPIIHSEIKGGGHPYLTGLSIAGGMYLFGLEGALLGPLLLCLLVVLFEVTISAIRDSPATPQTRKSSLDTNNDIYSPATTNFRYAAFQEQMSVDGRGAAAAVAPASSAAAAAQSGTRTTNAAGADCSVVDRATLQSPPART; this comes from the exons ATGAGTACCCGGCCAAGCCCTGCACCCTTcaagcgatcgatcgatgggCTGTTCAACGTGTGGCTGAACCTGCGGAACCAGGGCCACGAGAAGCCACTGCGCAACGCCCTCTACAATGTGCTCGTCGTCGGGGTGATCGCGGTCGTGATCGGCGTCACCCTGGTGCTGGCCCCCTTCTTCAAGCCGCTACTGTGGGCGTTCCTGTTCGGGGCGGTGCTGTTTCCGGCCAAGAAACGGCTCTCCGCCTCGCTCAAGCGCTGGATCGAGCGAATCGAGAAGGATGACAAATACCTGTTGCTGGGTGTGCTGAGTGCGCCGCTGTGCTGGGTGGATTCGCTGGGCGAGTTTCTGACCGGCTGGCTGAAGGAGCATTTGAAAATCATCACCGGACTGGTGGGCGGGCTGGTAACGCTGCGCTTCATACTGTGGCTAACACCGAGCGAGGTGTTTTTCTCCATCTGGAACTTTATCGTGTGGATCCATTCGCTGTTCCGTACGCTGCTCGGGTCGCTCTCGCTGCAGATGGTGGTCGTGATACTGGTCGTGTACGTCGTCAGCGTATACTTCCTCTGGACGCCGGACCATTCGCTGCCCTTCCTGGTGATTGGACAGTTTCTGTGGATGGTTATCGTCGGGTACGGGAGCAGCTTCCTCGGAGCACTGCAGGTGCCCGTATTTCTCGGCCTACTAACCTACGGCTTGATAGGGTTGATTTACAACCTACAGAAAGATGAGCGCAACGTGCGCTTCATCGACAAATGGCACAGCCTACTGGACGTGACCAGCTACCGGTTGGACGATTCCTCCGTCGCCATGAACGCCCATGCCCATCCGGAAGCATCGAGAATAGAGGAAATTAAAGCGAAACTGCATCTAGACGTTTCAGCGACCCCGCAACTTTCCAGCACGATGAACGAAACGCCCGGTCACGGTAATACCTATCCGGCCAGCATGCTAACAAACGTGGAATCGCTCGAAAGCGACACCTACTTCCGGCTGCTGTTTTACGCGTGCGGTGCCACGCTTGTTTGGATGCACACGTGGCTACTGTTTCTGTGCTGTATTCCCATCTTCCTGCACATCGTACGGAAGGCGGCCGAATTGTTGGGCATCGTTGCGTACGTATCGCAGCAGGCCGACCATTACTGGCTAGTGCTAAAGCTGTGGCTGTTTCCACGCCATGCTGCTCTGCTTCCGCTCTGTTTGCCGGGAATATTACGGCTGAACACAAACATTCACCGCTACGCTTGTGCTAAGCTGCGCTCGTACATTGACGACATCACTTCGATTGTGATGATCGGCTTCCTGATCGTCCTCGTCATGCTGATCAGTGTGTTTGCCTTCACGCAAATATACTCGGAAGCGATAGCGGTCGCACAGCTAGGCTCGAATCTTGTCAACCGCACGCTAATACACCGACCAGAACTGATTGAAATGTTACCAATCG ACATGCAATCGATGGACAACATCATCGACAACGCGTACAAGTACGGTCGCTCACATATCGAACAGTACGTCGATGGTATCTTCAACGATACCGATCCGACACAGGCAATCAAGCTGAAGATGCAGATCCTTAGCGTTTGGGACCGGCTGATACAGAGCTGGATGGACCGGAGCAATGGCGAGGGCCTGGTGGGACCGCGGGTTCCCGCCCAAGCAATTCGCATGACAATAGATGAGATTTTTATAAATCCAA TCACGAAAGCTGGTCTTATAGGTTTCATCAAGAGCAATTTCGGGATGCTCTGGGAGGTGGCTGATTCGCTGTGGATGCTGTTGCGTACTAacctgacgctgctgctgtccgcgGTCGGCACCCTGGTGTCGGCCATTCTAGGCGGTGGGCatgcagttttgaaatttttattCCACACG aTAATTTTCTTCACCACCCTGTTCTACCTGCTGCAAAGCAGCCAGGATCGATACGCACCAACGGCCATTACCATCAACAATTCATGGGGCCCGCGCATCATACAAGCGCTGGAAGACTCGATATCGAGCGTCGTCGTAGCCACGCTAAAGCTGGCCCTGTTCCATGGACTGTTTACCTGGCTGACGCATACCGTGTTTGGGGCGCACATCGTCTATCTGCCGGCAGTGCTGGCCTCAATACTGGCGGCCGCCCCCTTCCTCGAGACGTACTGGTGCAGTGCGCCCGCCTTTCTCGATCTGTGGCTGTCGCAGGATCGGTTTTGGCTTGGCGTCACGCTGGTGATGATACACTTTATCATCCCGTCCAACTTCAATCCGATCATACACTCGGAGATAAAAGG TGGTGGCCATCCGTACCTGACGGGACTGTCAATTGCCGGTGGAATGTACCTGTTCGGGCTGGAGGGAGCATTGTTAGGGCCGCTATTGCTTTGCTTGCTAGTCGTTTTGTTTGAAGTTACCATTAGCGCTATCCGAGATAGCCCGGCCACGCCGCAAACCAG AAAATCTAGCCTAGACACAAACAACGATATCTATTCACCCGCGACGAC CAACTTCCGGTACGCCGCATTCCAGGAGCAGATGAGCGTGGACGGacgcggtgctgctgctgctgtggcacCGGCGTcgtcggcagcagcggcggcacaATCTGGGACTAGGACGACCAATGCCGCCGGGGCTGATTGTTCCGTTGTTGATCGGGCCACGCTGCAATCGCCACCCGCCAGGACGTAG
- the LOC120897966 gene encoding transmembrane protein 245 isoform X3: MSTRPSPAPFKRSIDGLFNVWLNLRNQGHEKPLRNALYNVLVVGVIAVVIGVTLVLAPFFKPLLWAFLFGAVLFPAKKRLSASLKRWIERIEKDDKYLLLGVLSAPLCWVDSLGEFLTGWLKEHLKIITGLVGGLVTLRFILWLTPSEVFFSIWNFIVWIHSLFRTLLGSLSLQMVVVILVVYVVSVYFLWTPDHSLPFLVIGQFLWMVIVGYGSSFLGALQVPVFLGLLTYGLIGLIYNLQKDERNVRFIDKWHSLLDVTSYRLDDSSVAMNAHAHPEASRIEEIKAKLHLDVSATPQLSSTMNETPGHGNTYPASMLTNVESLESDTYFRLLFYACGATLVWMHTWLLFLCCIPIFLHIVRKAAELLGIVAYVSQQADHYWLVLKLWLFPRHAALLPLCLPGILRLNTNIHRYACAKLRSYIDDITSIVMIGFLIVLVMLISVFAFTQIYSEAIAVAQLGSNLVNRTLIHRPELIEMLPIDMQSMDNIIDNAYKYGRSHIEQYVDGIFNDTDPTQAIKLKMQILSVWDRLIQSWMDRSNGEGLVGPRVPAQAIRMTIDEIFINPITKAGLIGFIKSNFGMLWEVADSLWMLLRTNLTLLLSAVGTLVSAILGGGHAVLKFLFHTIIFFTTLFYLLQSSQDRYAPTAITINNSWGPRIIQALEDSISSVVVATLKLALFHGLFTWLTHTVFGAHIVYLPAVLASILAAAPFLETYWCSAPAFLDLWLSQDRFWLGVTLVMIHFIIPSNFNPIIHSEIKGGGHPYLTGLSIAGGMYLFGLEGALLGPLLLCLLVVLFEVTISAIRDSPATPQTSLCQEWQQFVRQGDFNFRYAAFQEQMSVDGRGAAAAVAPASSAAAAAQSGTRTTNAAGADCSVVDRATLQSPPART, encoded by the exons ATGAGTACCCGGCCAAGCCCTGCACCCTTcaagcgatcgatcgatgggCTGTTCAACGTGTGGCTGAACCTGCGGAACCAGGGCCACGAGAAGCCACTGCGCAACGCCCTCTACAATGTGCTCGTCGTCGGGGTGATCGCGGTCGTGATCGGCGTCACCCTGGTGCTGGCCCCCTTCTTCAAGCCGCTACTGTGGGCGTTCCTGTTCGGGGCGGTGCTGTTTCCGGCCAAGAAACGGCTCTCCGCCTCGCTCAAGCGCTGGATCGAGCGAATCGAGAAGGATGACAAATACCTGTTGCTGGGTGTGCTGAGTGCGCCGCTGTGCTGGGTGGATTCGCTGGGCGAGTTTCTGACCGGCTGGCTGAAGGAGCATTTGAAAATCATCACCGGACTGGTGGGCGGGCTGGTAACGCTGCGCTTCATACTGTGGCTAACACCGAGCGAGGTGTTTTTCTCCATCTGGAACTTTATCGTGTGGATCCATTCGCTGTTCCGTACGCTGCTCGGGTCGCTCTCGCTGCAGATGGTGGTCGTGATACTGGTCGTGTACGTCGTCAGCGTATACTTCCTCTGGACGCCGGACCATTCGCTGCCCTTCCTGGTGATTGGACAGTTTCTGTGGATGGTTATCGTCGGGTACGGGAGCAGCTTCCTCGGAGCACTGCAGGTGCCCGTATTTCTCGGCCTACTAACCTACGGCTTGATAGGGTTGATTTACAACCTACAGAAAGATGAGCGCAACGTGCGCTTCATCGACAAATGGCACAGCCTACTGGACGTGACCAGCTACCGGTTGGACGATTCCTCCGTCGCCATGAACGCCCATGCCCATCCGGAAGCATCGAGAATAGAGGAAATTAAAGCGAAACTGCATCTAGACGTTTCAGCGACCCCGCAACTTTCCAGCACGATGAACGAAACGCCCGGTCACGGTAATACCTATCCGGCCAGCATGCTAACAAACGTGGAATCGCTCGAAAGCGACACCTACTTCCGGCTGCTGTTTTACGCGTGCGGTGCCACGCTTGTTTGGATGCACACGTGGCTACTGTTTCTGTGCTGTATTCCCATCTTCCTGCACATCGTACGGAAGGCGGCCGAATTGTTGGGCATCGTTGCGTACGTATCGCAGCAGGCCGACCATTACTGGCTAGTGCTAAAGCTGTGGCTGTTTCCACGCCATGCTGCTCTGCTTCCGCTCTGTTTGCCGGGAATATTACGGCTGAACACAAACATTCACCGCTACGCTTGTGCTAAGCTGCGCTCGTACATTGACGACATCACTTCGATTGTGATGATCGGCTTCCTGATCGTCCTCGTCATGCTGATCAGTGTGTTTGCCTTCACGCAAATATACTCGGAAGCGATAGCGGTCGCACAGCTAGGCTCGAATCTTGTCAACCGCACGCTAATACACCGACCAGAACTGATTGAAATGTTACCAATCG ACATGCAATCGATGGACAACATCATCGACAACGCGTACAAGTACGGTCGCTCACATATCGAACAGTACGTCGATGGTATCTTCAACGATACCGATCCGACACAGGCAATCAAGCTGAAGATGCAGATCCTTAGCGTTTGGGACCGGCTGATACAGAGCTGGATGGACCGGAGCAATGGCGAGGGCCTGGTGGGACCGCGGGTTCCCGCCCAAGCAATTCGCATGACAATAGATGAGATTTTTATAAATCCAA TCACGAAAGCTGGTCTTATAGGTTTCATCAAGAGCAATTTCGGGATGCTCTGGGAGGTGGCTGATTCGCTGTGGATGCTGTTGCGTACTAacctgacgctgctgctgtccgcgGTCGGCACCCTGGTGTCGGCCATTCTAGGCGGTGGGCatgcagttttgaaatttttattCCACACG aTAATTTTCTTCACCACCCTGTTCTACCTGCTGCAAAGCAGCCAGGATCGATACGCACCAACGGCCATTACCATCAACAATTCATGGGGCCCGCGCATCATACAAGCGCTGGAAGACTCGATATCGAGCGTCGTCGTAGCCACGCTAAAGCTGGCCCTGTTCCATGGACTGTTTACCTGGCTGACGCATACCGTGTTTGGGGCGCACATCGTCTATCTGCCGGCAGTGCTGGCCTCAATACTGGCGGCCGCCCCCTTCCTCGAGACGTACTGGTGCAGTGCGCCCGCCTTTCTCGATCTGTGGCTGTCGCAGGATCGGTTTTGGCTTGGCGTCACGCTGGTGATGATACACTTTATCATCCCGTCCAACTTCAATCCGATCATACACTCGGAGATAAAAGG TGGTGGCCATCCGTACCTGACGGGACTGTCAATTGCCGGTGGAATGTACCTGTTCGGGCTGGAGGGAGCATTGTTAGGGCCGCTATTGCTTTGCTTGCTAGTCGTTTTGTTTGAAGTTACCATTAGCGCTATCCGAGATAGCCCGGCCACGCCGCAAACCAG TTTGTGCCAAGAATGGCAACAGTTCGTTCGCCAAGGGGATTT CAACTTCCGGTACGCCGCATTCCAGGAGCAGATGAGCGTGGACGGacgcggtgctgctgctgctgtggcacCGGCGTcgtcggcagcagcggcggcacaATCTGGGACTAGGACGACCAATGCCGCCGGGGCTGATTGTTCCGTTGTTGATCGGGCCACGCTGCAATCGCCACCCGCCAGGACGTAG